The following nucleotide sequence is from Pedobacter sp. PACM 27299.
ATTACACCTTTATTGTGCATAACTTTTCAAGAGGCGGCGGCGGTTTAGAGCATTTAAACTCTACGGTACTTGGCGCTTCCCGCGATGCTTACAATACACCAGAAGGTTATTTAGGCTTCATGAATCTGGTAGCTCATGAATATTATCATTTATGGAACGTGAAAAGAATGCGCCCGATCGCTTTAGGCCCATTTGATTACGACAATGAGAATTATACCACCAACTTATGGGTATCGGAAGGTTTCACGTCTTACTATGAGAACAAACTGGTATTGCGTGCAGGTTTTATAAATCAGCAGGAATTTGTAGATGGATTGGTAACCGCAGTAGCCAATGTATCCAATACACCGGGTGCTAAAGTACAGTCTGCAGCAGAATCTAGTTACGATGCCTGGATCAAAGGATACAGACCAAATGAAAACTCTAACAACACGGGTGTTTCTTATTACAGCAAAGGTGAAGTAGTAGGTCTATTGATGGACATCGAAATTGCGAATGCAACAAAAGGAAAGAAAAGTCTGGATGATGTGATGAAAGCGATGTACCTGCAAGGGAAAAAATTAAACAGAGGATATACTGATGCTGAATTTAAGGCAATGGTAGAAAAAATCAGCGGGCAGGATTTTACTGATTTCTGGGCTAAATATGTGACAGGTACGCATCCATTGGAGTATGATAAATACTTAGGATATGCAGGGATCAAGGTCAAAAATGAAAACGAAGGAAAACAAATTCCTTATGTTGGTGTAGCAGCAAAGAAAACTGAAGGAAGAATTTTCATCTCTGCAGTATCGAGAAATTCGGCTGCATGGGTAGACGGCCTGAATGTAAATGATGAACTGATCAGCGTCAATGGTGTTCCGGTACGCGCAGTGGTTTTAGACCGTATGCCGGTGATTGCCAACAGCAAAGTAGGTGAGGTCATTACAGTGAAAATAGCAAGAGATGGCTTGGAAAGAGATTTCAAGGTAACGCTAAAAGCGAATCCAAACTTAAAACTACTAGCGGAAATGGATCCTAATGCCAGTGCCACGGCAGTTGCGGTACGTAAAGGCTGGATGGGTATTTAAATCGCTGGATAACCTATAAAAAAAGGGTTAATCTGCATAAACTTATGCAGATTAACCCTTTTTTTAATTCGTTTTTTTACGAAATTAGAACGTGAAACGGATAGATAGTCCTACGCCAGAAGCGTCGAAATCTGTTTCAGGAACCAATCCGATTGCTGGTTTCCAGTCTAAAGAAAGGTTAATTGGTGCATCAGCAAATTTGTAATCCAAACCTAAAACACCGTCTACTCCTAAATAAAGGTCGCTGCCATTGTGTGGTTTGTATTTAACAGATCCTACGGTACCACCAATACCATAGTACCAGTTTAAACCTGCAGCATTGTTGATCGGGTTATAGATTTCATATAAACCAGTTACGCGGAAATAATTCGAATGATCCGTAGATCTAAAGTTGGCAATTAAATCTATCATTTTATTTCCACCCAATGTTGTTTTGAAAGTCACACCGTTCGCAGCACCAAAGCGACCACCGATAGCATTCTTGTAACTTTGCGCGTTTGAAGTGGATTGGAATGCAAACGTAGCAATCACTGATAGACAAATAATAGTAAGTAATTTCTTCATAATTGTGTTTTATTTAATTTTTATAGCTGATTCGTGTCATAACAACTATTGTGCCGTATTCAACTTAAAGGGCTAATCGTGTAACATTTTAGTGGTGACTTAAGGTCTGATTTGGCGCTAATCACCTGATTTAATGGCGTTTTTGTCTTCCTTAGTCAGGCTCTTGGTATGAAAAACAAAATAGGCACCTGGTAGCGAGGATAATGCCGAAATGCTGTAAAATAACAAGCTGATTGTGATCGCTACCTGCGGATCAAGTACAAAATACTTCGCGCCATACATGAATACCAGTTCTCTTGCGCCCAGACCACCAATAGTAAGTGGAAATAAAGCCAATAAAGAGGAAGCCATAAACAGTAATATATAAGGTAGGAATGGCCCATCAACCCGCAAAGTATACAATATAAACAGGGCGCAGAGCAGCTGACAGGTTTGTCCGCCCAATGCTTTGAGGTGGATCATTAAAAACGAAGGGACATATTGCTTAAACCACAACTTCAATATCAGGTAATAGCCGGCAGTTCCCAGAATGATCAGGATCCATGCCCAATAAGCGGGGATAGGCAATCCGGTTGTTCTGGAAAGCAGCAGCAACAGCAATACGGTGAGTGCCCACAGACCACTCAGTTTGTCCATAAATACAGCGGTCACTAATTTACGCGTCTCGATGCCATATTCTTTACGCAGCAAAAAGATCTTATAGCCGTCGCCGCCAATTCCGCCAGGAAGAAACATATTGTAAAACATGCCCAGCAGGTATAATTTATAGTTGAGCCATTCCGAAAGCTTCAAGCCGATGCATTCAAAAAAACTTCTGACCCTGGAAGAGGCAAACAATTGAGAACATATAAAGGCAATAAAAGCGCCGGCTAATGGAACTGGATCTGCTTGTGCGACAGTTGCGCGGGTCTTTTCCAGATCTACATTGCTGAATACCCAGAATAAAGCGCCAGCGGTAAGCAGCACCTTGATCAGGATTTTAAAAATGGAAAATAGGGTTTTTGACTTTATCATGTCGCTTATATTGGTTTGGATACCCGCTTCACAAAAGAAGCAATCGTCACAAACTCTGCGTTTTTCTGTTTTAATTTATGGATAAACTGATCCATTCTGCTGATCATTTTCACACCGGTATTCTTGCGTACATATCCTGGAAAGCCAAAGCGCTCCGGATCATCCAGATCGGTGAATTCCCATGGATGAAAATAAACATTCAGGTAACCATCCGTTTTTATAGTCCAGCGGGCCATAGCCGTATACAGCCACAATGGAAGGTTATGGAAAGACAGCCAGAACAATGGGAACCTGATCAGTGGTGTCACTGAAGCCGGGATCTGCAAGACCTTGTCTGTTTTGAAATGAGTTCTTGGCAGGTGCAGGTTATTGTATCGGCCCGGCAGCCAGGTTGGATTAATCGAGCTGTTGTATTCATAACCTGCATTTTGTATGTCTAGATCATCGGTAGGCTGCATTCTCGCCATGCGGTATCCGATAACGGGCGCCTGAATGATCTTTTCCAGTTCCAGTCTGGAAGAAAGCAAATGCTCTACTTTGAAATCAGAATGGTAATATCCGTGAGATGCCAGTTCATGGCCCTGATCCAATATTCGCTGAATCGTTGCAGGCGCATTCTGCGCAAAAATAACGGTGCTAAAAAACGTTGCTTTTACCTGATAGCCTTCCAATATATCCAGTATCGCTTCCGTACCTGCAATAGAGATGTCCATTTGATCTTTAAAAGAGATCTCTTTATGGTATTCGAAGGGCATATCAAACTCTTCGATATCGAAACTTAGTAGTATCACGTGTGTTGTTTTTTAGCTTTTTATATTTGTTGACCGAACGATGTAATTCGGCCTTAATTTGACCTGCATAAACATCTTTCCAAGGTATATTCCAATAATACCCAGAATGATCAGCTGTAAGCCTCCAAAAAATGCAATGGTCATAATGATGGATGCCCAGCCAGAAACTTCGTGTCCAAAGGTAAAGGCATAGAGTACATAGGGCAAATATAAGACGGATATTCCGGAAAAGACAAATCCCAGGTAAACGACATTGTACAATGGCTTTATTGAGAAGGAGGTGACGCCTTGCAGCGCTAAACCAACCATCTTTTTAAAAGTATATTTAGAGCTCCCCGAAAATCTTTCTGCGGGGTCATAGCTGACCGCATATTGTTTAAAGCCGATCCATTTCACTAAACCACGTAAAAATGGTTCATTCTCATGAAATTCTTTAAAAACATCCACTACTTTTCGATCCAGCAGTCTGAAATCTGAGGCCCCCTGATCCAATTCCACAGAGGCCATCCGGTTCAGGACCTGATAGAACAATTTTGAAGTGATCCGCTTTTTAAAAGGCAGTCTTTTATCTTCATTTCTGATGGTATAAACCACTTCGTGGCCTTCTTCCCATCTTTGAATCAGCTCCGGAATCAGCTCCGGCGGATGCTGCATGTCACCATCCATACAGATCACACCCGCACCGCGCGCATGGTCCATCCCGGCTTTAACGGCCTGCTGATGTCCAAAATTACGGGAAAATTCAATATGAAAAATATGATCACTATGTTTGGCCATCATTTCCAATACGGCCATGGTGCTGTCTGTACAGCCATCTGCCACAAAAATGATTTCAAATGTATAGTTCGGCAAGCCAGCGAAGACTTCCCGGATACTGGCCGCAATTACAGGGATATTGTCTGCTTCATTGTAAGCAGGAATCACCACGGAGATTAACCTTTGATTAGTCATGAGCCGGAATGGATTTTCTAAAATCTACGGTCAACATCTGATATACGATGGTCAGCCAAACCAATACACAAGGTAATGCTTTTAAAGAATAAGGCATAATATAGGTTCTTCTGATGTGTCTCGGAAATAAATCTGAAGGGGAGAAACTGGTCAGTAACATGGCAAAAACAAATAGGGCAATGACCCACCATTTTTTTGGATCCGGCTGGATGATGAACCAGATGGCTACGCCCAGCATGGCAATAATATAGGTTGGCGATTCTGAACCACTGCTGAAGATCACAGTAAATATCAAAACCGAGCTCAGCATCATCAGTTGAAAATCAGTGCTTTTATATTGGCTCACACGAAGGTAAGGCAAGGCAAATAAGGCTAATCCTCCCAGCAAAAACGGGGTGTTTGGAATGGAAGCATCCCCGGAGATGCGCCTCACCATTCCCATGACGGAAATGTCCTGCATAGAAACCAGGGAGGCATTCAGTGAGTTTTTATAGATTAAGGATTCCTTCCAGTCAATATGAGAGGACCAGACAAAATTCAGGTCTGAAAGCACTGCAGGTAAAAATGTCAGTATCGGCAATAATATCAGTCCACCGACAACAAACTTTGTTTTATTCTTCGCAAAGAAGAAGAAAGCCAGTCCAACGATGCCATATAATTTCACTAAAAAACCAATGATGATCATCGCTGCAGCTTTGACTTCCTGCTGTTTATAGATAAAAGAAAAAGCGAGTAAGATCAAGCCGGTCAGCGCTACATTGAACTGGAAACTCAATAAGGCAGTGAGTGCCTCATGTAAACAGATGATGGCTACCCAGGACTGCTGTTTCTGCTTAATCGGCAGGTTATAAATCCCCCAATACAAGACCAGTGCATTACACACGTTCCATAGAACGGCTCCGAAAGCATCCGGTAAAAGTGCGAACGGAGCGATCAGCAGGGCAAAGAATGGGCCGTAGTGATTGCTGTCCAGATACAGCAGCGGATTTTCTGTATATAAATTCAGGTGGTTTATGCTATGCCAAAATACATGCTTGAAAATTTTGTAATTGTTGTAAGTGCCGTGTAAATACTGTTTGGTAGCTGAAACGACTGCAGCAATCAGGTATAAGCCCAGTATTACTTTTTTATCCAGGATAAATGCAACTAAGCGGTTCGGAGCTTTGCTTGGAATAGACATTGAAGACATAGATGCAAATGTGTGTGTGTTCCTGTTTTAATCAGTCGAGCTTGGTATTGATCAATACGATTAGGGATGTCGCTGGATCTCTTTGCTTACAGGTGTTTTTCTTAATCTAATTAATTTGGTAAATGGTTTTTTATAGCGCTCGCTAGCTGCGGTCTATGCTTTTTATGGAATAGCACGCTTTAATAAGCAAAGGTAAATTTTCGGCATATATAATAGATGATTTGATTGAAAATATGTTACATTAATTAGGGGAATAATTAAAATCAATTTAACTGAGGCTCAATGAATCTAACATGGCTTTGGAATGGCGTTTAAAGCGATCGGTTTAAAACACAAAGCTGTGATTGAATTTTTGATTGAATTCAGATCGCTGAAAACTGAGGCTATTTTCGGGAGATTACGGTAGGATAGTGCACAAAATCTTCTCCTGATTATTCTTGGAAAAAGAAAACATACCATTATAATAATTGGTTTTAATAGCACTAATAATTTGTTAGATTTGAGAAAGACCAGGTAATAATTATAAAAATAACCGTTTATGGCTGTAAATATCACACGCGTATTTGATTTACTTCAATACAATTTAGAGAATTTTCCCAAAGAGGAGTTTATAAGTGGTAAGGTTAAAGGGGAGTGGAAAAAATATAGTACCCAGCATTTTTGTGAAACGGTGGATACACTGAGCAGAGGTTTGCTGGGGATCGGTGTCAAAAAAGGGTCAAAGGTTGCTGTTATGTCTGCCAATCGCCCGGAATGGAACATTACAGACTTCGCAATTATACAGTTAGGTGCCTACCAGGTACCTTTATACCCGACATTAGCGGAGCATGACATTAAGTTTATTTTGGAAAATGCAGCTGTGAATGTTGTTTTTGTAGCGGATGAACTGATCTATCAAAAAGTAAAAATAGCTGCTGCAGAATTGACATCGGAGCTGAAGGTGTATAGTTTCGATCCGGTAAAAGGAATTCCCTCCTGGGAGGAATTGCTGGAGGCAGGGAAGGCTCAGGGCGGACTGGACTTGGAAGTTTACCGTGCGGAAGTGAAAGCTGATGATATTTTAACCTTAATCTATACCTCTGGTACTACAGGTACACCAAAAGGAGTGATGCTGACCCATGACAACCTGGTGAAAAATTTTGAAAAGTCTTCGGTGCTGGTGCCTCCTGGACTCCACAAGGCATTGAGCTTTTTACCATTATCGCATATTTTTGAACGCATGATTGTGTACCTCCACATGTACAAAGGAGCATCAGTATATTATGCAGAAAGTATGGAAACTATTGTGGGCGACATACAATTTGTGAAACCCAATGCTTTCTCTACTGTTCCACGTTTGCTGGAAAAGGTATACGATAAAATTATGGAGAAAGGAAAGGAATTAACAGGCATCAAAAGAGGCATATTTTTCTGGGCGCTTTCCGTTGCGGAAAAATTCGAATTCGATAACGGTCCTTTTTATAAGTTCAAACTCGGCATTGCCAGAAAGCTGGTCTTTAAGAAATGGCAGGAAGCGCTGGGCGGCGAAATTGTGGTGATTGTTTCTGGAGGAGCTGCTTTAAACGCGCGTTTATGCAGGATTTTCTGGGCAGCAGGAATGCCGGTCATGGAAGGATACGGCTTAACAGAAACTTCGCCGGTGATCACGGTAAATTATATCGGGGCCACCAGATTTGGAACTGTAGGGCCGCCGATTGATGGCGTAGAAGTGAAGATTGCTGAAGATGGGGAAGTATTGGCCCGCGGACATAACATTATGAAAGGCTATTATAACCATCCAGAACTGACTGCTGAGTCTATAGACAAAGACGGCTGGTTCCATACCGGAGATATTGGCGAACTGATCGAAGGCAGGTTCCTGAAAATCACCGATCGTAAAAAAGAAATCTTTAAAACGGCAGGCGGCAAATACGTAGCTCCACAGATGCTGGAAAATAAATTGAAAGAATCCCCTTTGGTGGAGCAGGTAATGGTACTTGGTGAAAACAGAAAGTTTCCATCGGCCTTAATTATTCCTACTTTTGCAGCGCTGAAAACCTGGTGTGCTAAAAAGGGAATTGCTTATACCACCAATGAACTGATGATCAAAGATCCGCAGGTATTGAAAAAGTATGATGAAATTGTTGCTTTTAGCGGCAAGGAGTTTGGCAAATGGGAACAGGTGAAACGCATTGCATTGCTCTCCAAAGAGTGGAGCATTGAAGGCGGTGAGCTGACCCCTAAACTGAGCTTAAAAAGAAAGGTCATTCTGGAGAAAAACGGACTGATCATAGAAAAAATTTATACAGATGCAGCGGATTATAAGGGCTAGATTATTTTTAAATATCAATGGGTTTTTGCTGATTACGGCCGTCCTATTATCAGGATGTGCAGGTACTCAGCCGGCTAGGAAAAATGAGAAAGACTACCGCAATGGGATGGTAGTTTCTGCCAGTCCTTTTGCCTCGAAAGTAGGGCTGGACATTTTGAAAAAAGGTGGAAATGCGGTGGATGCCGCAGTAGCCGTCCAATTTGCACTAGCCGTAGTATACCCCAATGCCGGAAATATCGGGGGCGGTGGTTTTATGGTTTATCGCGCTGCGGATGGCAGCAGCAATACCCTTGATTTTAGAGAAAAAGCCGGTGCTGCAGCATCAAGAGATATGTACCTGGATCAATCTGGTGCACCTATTGTCGATAAAAGCCTGTATGGGCAGCTGGCAGCTGGTGTTCCCGGTTCAGTTGCAGGTATGGTGACCGCACATGAAAAATATGGAAAATTGCCTTGGGCAACTTTAGTAGAGCCGGCAATTTTACTCGCCAGAAATGGTTTCCCCCTGAGCAAGCAGCAGGTGGGAGAGTTCAATGAGCTTCGCGAAAAATTACTGCAATTCAATCCGGATGGTACCGCTTTGCTGAAAGATGGCAAATGGACCGAAGGGGAGCTGCTGAAACAGGAAGAACTGGCCAGTACGCTGGAGCTGATCCGTGATCAAGGAAGGGCAGGGTTTTACGAAGGTAAAGTGGCGGATCTTTTATTAAAGGAAATGAATCGTGGTGGCGGTATCCTGACTAAAGCAGATTTACAACACTATCAGGCGATCTGGCGCAGGCCGATCACCGGAACATATAAAGATTACCGCATCATTACCATGCCTCCCCCATCCAGTGGAGGAATTGCGCTGATTCAGCTCTTGAAATCTGTGGAGCCATTTCCATTGAAAAAATGGGGATTCCAGCAGGATTCTACCGTACAGCTCATGGTGGAAGCAGAAAGAAGGGTGTATGCCGATCGTGCCACGCATTTGGGTGACCCAGATTTCTATGACGTTCCTGCAAATGCATTAATGAAAGATCAGTACATTAAGGACCGGATGAAAAGCATGGACTGGCTAAAGGCAACGCCCAGCGCTTCAGTTAAAGCAGGTGCAGTCCAGGGAAAAGAACATGAAGAAACCACGCATTATTCTATTGTAGATCAGGAAGGGAATGCAGTTTCTGTAACCACTACCCTGAACGGCTCCTATGGTGCAACAGTAGTAGTGAAAGGCGCAGGATTTCTACTCAACAATGAAATGGATGATTTTTCTGTGAAACCAGGGGCAGCCAATATGTATGGCCTGATTGGCGGCGAAGCGAATGCAATCGCGCCAGGAAAACGTATGCTGAGCTCTATGACGCCTACTATTCTTGAAAAAGATGGAAAACTATTCATGGTCGTGGGGACGCCTGGAGGATCGACGATTATAACGTCTGTTTTTCAGACCATTCTAAATGTGATCGAATTTGACCATAATATGCAGCAGGCAGTGTCTGCTAAACGTTTTCACCACCAATGGTTACCCGATTTGATCTATACTGAAAAAGGAGCAATAGATTCGATCACCCGCGTTAAACTGCAAGCTAAAGGCTATATCATTGCACCAAGAGGACCAATGGGTAGAGTAGACGCAATCCTGAAAACAAAACAAGGTGGTTATCAGGGTGCTGCAGATCCGCGTGGTGATGATCAATGGCTCGGTTGGTAGCTGTCTGAAATTCCACACACTTATTTTCAAATTACAGTCGTTTAAAGCAGTTTAAATAATTGGCCTGAGTATTGAATTGATTTCAATGATTAAACATTGTAATAATTTATTCAATACTTATCTTATGAAACAAAATCTATTTAAAGCCCTGCCTGTAGCTTTTGCTGCGCTCCTAATCGGAGGTTCTGTTCAGGCACAGGATCAAGCAGGTACAACCTCAAATCAGTTGACTACCTGGTCGATTGGCCTTAATGCTGGGGTTTTAACTCCTTTATCTCCTCTTGGTGGACATAATGATTTCTCTAATATGAAATCCAGCTTAGGTTACGGACTTTATATTAAGAAACAAATTACCCCTTATTTCTCCCTGCGTTTAGACGGAGTGAGAGGTAAATTGAAAGGTGATAACTCTGAAAACTGGAAAAGCGGTTCGCCAAATGCCAGTCCTGTAAATGCTTTTGAAACTAACCTGGACTATTCAGGAACTTTAAACGCAGTGGTAAATTTATTTAACATCAGTATGTTCAATGCGAACAGTGCAGTACAATTGTACGCTTCTGGTGGTGCTGGTTTAGCGGGTTACAAAGTGAAAACTTCAGCAACCTCTGGTGGTGCATTAGTAGACTATGCTGGTGGTAAAACAATTTCGGAATTGATTATTCCAGTTGGATTAGGTGCTAAATTTAAATTAGCAGACCGTGTAAACTTAGATTTAGGGTGGACTGTTAACTTTGTTGATGGTGATAATCTTGATGGTTATGCACGTGGTAACAGCAGCGATAAATATAACTACGGTTATGCAGGTTTAGAGTTTGCCTTAGGAAAAGGATCGAAACAATTGGCATGGCATAACCCGGTAGCTTTGACTTACGAAGAAGCTTTATCGGCAAAACAAACCGCAAATGCATTAAAAGCTGAGAATGATAAATTAAGAGGCGAAATGAACGACCTGTTAAAAGATTCTGATGGCGATGGTGTTGCGGATAAATTGGATAAATGTCCAGGTACTCCAGCAGGCGTTGTTGTTGACGGTTCTGGCTGTCCATTGAAAATCCCTGTACCAGTAATTCAGGAAAAAGTAATCATCACTGAAGCTGACCGTAAGGTAGTAGAAGAAGCGATTAAAAACTTAGAGTTTGATTTAGGAAAAGCAACGATCCGTGATAAATCTTACGCTACTTTAAACCGTGTTGCAGCATTATTAGTAGAGAAAAACTTTAGCCTTAAATTGGCAGGTCATACTGATAACACTGGTTCTATGGCTTTAAACTTACGTTTGTCGAAAGAAAGAGCGGAAGCTGTGAAAGCTTATTTAGTATCTCAAGGTGCTAATCCTTCACGTATTGAAGCAGTAGGTTATGGTCCAAACCAACCAATTGCAACGAATAAAACTGCCGCTGGTCGTCAACAAAATAGAAGAGTAGAATTTACACTTTACTAGTCGGTATTTAAATACTGAAAAGAAAACTGCCTTGCGATGAGCAAGGCGGTTTTTTTTGTGCTTAACTTTTTGAAGACATTCCATTTTTGTGATTTCATTTAAGGGAATTAGAGGGGCTTGGTAGGGCCCCTCTTCACAAATTTGCTTTCAAACCCTGTTTCAAGGGCGATTTTAAATACGATTAATTACTAATAATGTTAGTAATTAATTAAAGGTTATAAGAGGTGTGCTATTGTTTATTAGTATCTTGGTGTTTTATAATTCTAACCATTAACCCCTTGTATCATGGCAATATTCGCAGTTGGCCCTTTTGGGCGCCCTTCCGGGAAAATAGGAAACGTAGTCTTTTATGAATTAAACGGACAAATAGTGGGTCGTGGGATCGGAAAGGCAGGAAAGCCCAGCAAAAAACAATTGGCTAACCGTCAGGCCATGTCAGCGACCATGGATTTTTTGAAACCGATGACTGATTTTATCAATGTGAGTTTTAAATCGGAAGCCGAAGGCAGCTTGAAAAACCCGCATAACCTGGCCACCTCTTATAATAAGAAAAACGCTTTAACAGGTGAATATCCAAATATTCGGGTTGATTATACCAAAGCCATCCTCAGTAAAGGGCAGCTGGAATCGGCAAACCAATTAAAAATCAGCAAAGGAGAAAATGGTCTGCATTTGAGCTGGGATTCGAGTGTTGCTGAAAATGGCGAAAATGATGACTTGCTGATGGTCATGATCAGCCATCCGGGCAGAAAACGTGCAAGCAGCTATTTAAATGCAGCAAGAAGAGTAGAGGGGATTTGTTATCTTCCACTTGCTAAGGATTGGATGATGGAGGAGCAGATGGAAATTTATGTCTGTTTTAAATCGGCGAATGGCAAGTTGATCTCCGATAGTACCTATGTAGGTAATCTGAATGGTGCTCCAGCAACTAAAGAACAAAAGGCAGTAGAAACACAGTACCATGCGACGAAAACCCGCTATGATTTGGTGGCCGCTAATTACGATAAAAAAAGACTGGATTTTGCGGAGGGAATCCCTGAAAGCAAGGCCTTCCGCTGTCTGGAAACAGAATACTTCGCTTTAAAAAGTAAGCTGCTCATGCTGCAGGAAAAACCTTCCTGATCATCTGGAAAAATATTCTTTTTATAGGTCTGTTCCAGGCTTTTCTGTGTGTTTATCTCTCCTGTCTTTCTTGCTGCTGAAATAAAATAATATTTTTTTTCTTTGCTTGCATTTGATTTATTTATTCGATAGCTTTGTTATGCAAGCATAGTAATTAATGAAACAACAAGAGACAGTAGATTATTTCCTGAAAGTGGTTTGGCAGAACGTTTCCAACACTTATAATCAGATCGCTTCCGGGTTCGGAATCACGCAGGCCATTGGCTATGTGCTGATCAATATTGAGAAAGAAGGGACTGCGGTTTCTAAGCTGGCCGGTTTGCTCGGGGTGAAGGCTACCAGTTTATCAAGAATGCTAAACAATATGGAAGAACAGGGGTTAATATATCGGGAGACTTCGATCGGTGATAAGCGGTCGGTAAAAGTTTTCCTGACCGATTTAGGCAGGGAGAAAAGACTGCTCGCAAGAGAAGTGGTGATCTCTTTTAATGAATACCTGAACAAGCATTTTAGCAATCAGGAAAAAAATAACCTAATCTCGTCCTTACAGAAACTGAATAAACTTACACTGGCATATAAAATTCCTACTGAAAATTATGAACAAGAAGATAAATAGAGTAGCAGTATTGGGCTCAGGTATTATGGGTTCACGTATTGCTTGTCACTTTGCGAACATTGGAGTTGAAGTACTTTTATTGGACATTGCACCAAAGGAACTCAGCGCAGAGGAGCAGTCGAAAGGACTGAGTCTGGACCATCCTGCAGTTAAGAATCGAATTGTAAATGCAGCATTGCAGAATACGGTGAAAACTAATCCTTCACCTGTTTACAGCAAAAAGGTCTTGAATAAAATCACAACAGGGAACTTTACGGACGACATGTCAAAGATCGGCTCTTACGACTGGATCATTGAGGTGGTGGTAGAAAACCTGGACATCAAAAGAAAAGTATTTGAACAGGTAGAGCAATTCCGTAAACCGGGATCATTGGTCACTTCGAATACTTCGGGAATCCCGATCCATTTAATGGCTGAAGGAAGATCTGATGATTTTAAAGCCAATTTCTGCGGAACTCACTTCTTTAACCCGCCTCGTTACCTGAGGTTGCTGGAAATCATTCCTACACCGGATACCCATCCGGAACTGGTGGATTTCTTAATGCATTACGGAGATAAATTTTTAGGAAAAACGACGGTACTATGTAAGGATACCCCGGCATTTATTGCCAATAGGGTAGGTGTATACTCCATTATGGCTTTACTGCATCTGGTAGAGAAAATGGACCTGACTGTAGAAGAAGTTGATAAATTTACCGGTCCTGCTTTAGGCAGACCAAAATCGGCGACTTTCCGTACCACTGATGTGGTGGGATTAGATACCATGATTAAAGTTTCTAAAGGACTTTATGACAATT
It contains:
- a CDS encoding AMP-dependent synthetase/ligase; its protein translation is MAVNITRVFDLLQYNLENFPKEEFISGKVKGEWKKYSTQHFCETVDTLSRGLLGIGVKKGSKVAVMSANRPEWNITDFAIIQLGAYQVPLYPTLAEHDIKFILENAAVNVVFVADELIYQKVKIAAAELTSELKVYSFDPVKGIPSWEELLEAGKAQGGLDLEVYRAEVKADDILTLIYTSGTTGTPKGVMLTHDNLVKNFEKSSVLVPPGLHKALSFLPLSHIFERMIVYLHMYKGASVYYAESMETIVGDIQFVKPNAFSTVPRLLEKVYDKIMEKGKELTGIKRGIFFWALSVAEKFEFDNGPFYKFKLGIARKLVFKKWQEALGGEIVVIVSGGAALNARLCRIFWAAGMPVMEGYGLTETSPVITVNYIGATRFGTVGPPIDGVEVKIAEDGEVLARGHNIMKGYYNHPELTAESIDKDGWFHTGDIGELIEGRFLKITDRKKEIFKTAGGKYVAPQMLENKLKESPLVEQVMVLGENRKFPSALIIPTFAALKTWCAKKGIAYTTNELMIKDPQVLKKYDEIVAFSGKEFGKWEQVKRIALLSKEWSIEGGELTPKLSLKRKVILEKNGLIIEKIYTDAADYKG
- the ggt gene encoding gamma-glutamyltransferase, which translates into the protein MQRIIRARLFLNINGFLLITAVLLSGCAGTQPARKNEKDYRNGMVVSASPFASKVGLDILKKGGNAVDAAVAVQFALAVVYPNAGNIGGGGFMVYRAADGSSNTLDFREKAGAAASRDMYLDQSGAPIVDKSLYGQLAAGVPGSVAGMVTAHEKYGKLPWATLVEPAILLARNGFPLSKQQVGEFNELREKLLQFNPDGTALLKDGKWTEGELLKQEELASTLELIRDQGRAGFYEGKVADLLLKEMNRGGGILTKADLQHYQAIWRRPITGTYKDYRIITMPPPSSGGIALIQLLKSVEPFPLKKWGFQQDSTVQLMVEAERRVYADRATHLGDPDFYDVPANALMKDQYIKDRMKSMDWLKATPSASVKAGAVQGKEHEETTHYSIVDQEGNAVSVTTTLNGSYGATVVVKGAGFLLNNEMDDFSVKPGAANMYGLIGGEANAIAPGKRMLSSMTPTILEKDGKLFMVVGTPGGSTIITSVFQTILNVIEFDHNMQQAVSAKRFHHQWLPDLIYTEKGAIDSITRVKLQAKGYIIAPRGPMGRVDAILKTKQGGYQGAADPRGDDQWLGW
- a CDS encoding OmpA family protein, with the protein product MKQNLFKALPVAFAALLIGGSVQAQDQAGTTSNQLTTWSIGLNAGVLTPLSPLGGHNDFSNMKSSLGYGLYIKKQITPYFSLRLDGVRGKLKGDNSENWKSGSPNASPVNAFETNLDYSGTLNAVVNLFNISMFNANSAVQLYASGGAGLAGYKVKTSATSGGALVDYAGGKTISELIIPVGLGAKFKLADRVNLDLGWTVNFVDGDNLDGYARGNSSDKYNYGYAGLEFALGKGSKQLAWHNPVALTYEEALSAKQTANALKAENDKLRGEMNDLLKDSDGDGVADKLDKCPGTPAGVVVDGSGCPLKIPVPVIQEKVIITEADRKVVEEAIKNLEFDLGKATIRDKSYATLNRVAALLVEKNFSLKLAGHTDNTGSMALNLRLSKERAEAVKAYLVSQGANPSRIEAVGYGPNQPIATNKTAAGRQQNRRVEFTLY
- a CDS encoding DUF6266 family protein, yielding MAIFAVGPFGRPSGKIGNVVFYELNGQIVGRGIGKAGKPSKKQLANRQAMSATMDFLKPMTDFINVSFKSEAEGSLKNPHNLATSYNKKNALTGEYPNIRVDYTKAILSKGQLESANQLKISKGENGLHLSWDSSVAENGENDDLLMVMISHPGRKRASSYLNAARRVEGICYLPLAKDWMMEEQMEIYVCFKSANGKLISDSTYVGNLNGAPATKEQKAVETQYHATKTRYDLVAANYDKKRLDFAEGIPESKAFRCLETEYFALKSKLLMLQEKPS
- a CDS encoding MarR family winged helix-turn-helix transcriptional regulator, translated to MKQQETVDYFLKVVWQNVSNTYNQIASGFGITQAIGYVLINIEKEGTAVSKLAGLLGVKATSLSRMLNNMEEQGLIYRETSIGDKRSVKVFLTDLGREKRLLAREVVISFNEYLNKHFSNQEKNNLISSLQKLNKLTLAYKIPTENYEQEDK